In Solanum stenotomum isolate F172 chromosome 6, ASM1918654v1, whole genome shotgun sequence, one DNA window encodes the following:
- the LOC125867868 gene encoding cationic peroxidase 1-like, producing MANISFLLVLIIVPFVLIGMSSAQLTSNFYNSSCPNVLSIIKTAVNSAIATESRMGASLLRLHFHDCFVNGCDASVLLDDTSSFTGEKTANPNSGSIRGFDVIDTIKTQVESSCADVVSCADILAVAARDSVVKLGGPSWTVLLGRRDSTTASLSTANSDIPAPTLNLSGLISSFSNKGFNSREMVALSGSHTIGQARCTTFRDRLYNETDINSSFATSVKSNCPQSGSDNNISPLDTTSPTTFDNIYYKNLRIQKGLLHSDQQLSSGGSTDSIVNTYSSNSATFFTDFANAMVKMGNLSPLTGTNGQIRKNCRKTN from the exons ATGGCTAACATATCTTTTTTACTAGTTCTAATTATAGTCCCTTTTGTTCTAATTGGAATGAGTTCAGCTCAATTGACTTCCAATTTCTACAATTCATCATGCCCAAATGTTCTCTCCATAATCAAAACAGCTGTGAATTCTGCTATCGCTACGGAGTCTCGCATGGGGGCTTCTTTGCTTCGTCTTCATTTCCATGACTGCTTTGTTAAT GGTTGCGATGCATCTGTGCTATTAGATGATACATCAAGTTTCACAGGAGAGAAGACTGCTAATCCAAATAGTGGATCCATAAGGGGATTCGATGTGATTGATACTATCAAAACTCAAGTCGAATCATCTTGTGCCGACGTCGTATCTTGTGCTGACATTTTAGCTGTCGCAGCTAGAGACTCAGTTGTTAAA CTTGGTGGGCCTAGTTGGACTGTATTACTTGGAAGAAGAGACTCAACAACTGCAAGTTTGAGTACTGCAAATAGTGATATTCCTGCACCAACTTTGAATCTTAGCGGTcttatttcttccttttctaACAAAGGTTTCAATTCAAGAGAAATGGTCGCTCTATCAG GTTCTCACACAATAGGTCAAGCTAGGTGCACTACTTTTCGCGATCGTCTCTACAACGAAACTGATATAAATTCTTCATTTGCAACATCGGTTAAATCGAACTGTCCACAAAGTGGAAGTGACAATAATATCTCTCCATTAGACACCACAAGCCCAACCACATTTGACAATATTTACTATAAGAATTTGCGAATTCAAAAGGGTCTTCTTCATTCTGACCAACAACTCTCTAGTGGAGGATCAACAGACTCTATAGTCAACACTTATAGCTCCAATTCAGCCACTTTCTTCACTGATTTTGCAAATGCCATGGTGAAAATGGGTAATCTTAGCCCACTTACTGGCACCAATGGTCAAATTCGCAAAAATTGTAGGAAGACCAATTAA
- the LOC125867537 gene encoding cationic peroxidase 1-like — translation MANISFLLVLVIVPFVLIGMSSAQLTSNFYNSSCPNILSIIKTAVNSAIAKESRMGASLLRLHFHDCFVNGCDASVLLDDTSSFTGEKTANPNSGSLRGFDVIDTIKTQVESSCADIVSCADILAVAARDSVVKLGGPSWTVLLGRRDSTTASLSTANSDIPAPTLNLSALISSFSNKGFNAREMVALSGSHTIGQARCTTFRDRLYNETDINASFATSAKSKCPQSGSDNNISPLDTTSPNTFDNIYYKNLRIQKGLLHSDQQLFSGGSTDSIVNTYSSNSATFFADFAKAMVKMGNLSPLTGTNGQIRKNCRKTN, via the exons TGACTTCCAATTTCTACAATTCATCATGTCCAAATATTCTTTCCATAATCAAAACAGCTGTCAATTCTGCTATCGCTAAGGAGTCTCGCATGGGGGCCTCTCTGCTTCGTCTTCATTTTCACGATTGCTTTGTCAAT GGTTGTGATGCATCTGTGTTATTAGATGATACATCAAGTTTCACGGGAGAGAAGACGGCTAATCCAAATAGTGGATCTTTAAGGGGATTCGATGTGATTGATACTATCAAAACTCAAGTCGAATCATCATGTGCTGATATTGTATCTTGTGCTGATATTTTAGCTGTCGCAGCCAGAGACTCTGTCGTTAAA CTTGGTGGACCTAGTTGGACTGTATTACTTGGAAGAAGAGACTCAACAACTGCAAGTTTGAGTACTGCAAATAGTGATATTCCTGCACCAACTTTGAATCTAAGCGCTCTTATTTCTTCCTTCTCTAATAAAGGTTTCAATGCCAGAGAAATGGTCGCTCTCTCAg GTTCTCACACAATAGGGCAAGCAAGGTGCACTACTTTTCGCGATCGTCTCTACAACGAAACTGATATAAATGCTTCATTCGCAACATCGGCTAAATCGAAATGTCCACAAAGTGGAAGTGACAATAATATCTCTCCATTAGACACCACAAGCCCAAATACATTTGACAATATTTACTATAAGAATTTACGAATTCAAAAGGGTCTTCTTCATTCTGACCAACAACTTTTTAGTGGAGGCTCAACAGACTCTATAGTTAACACTTATAGTTCAAATTCAGCCACATTCTTTGCTGATTTTGCAAAAGCCATGGTGAAAATGGGTAATCTTAGCCCACTTACTGGCACCAACGGCCAAATTCGTAAAAATTGCAGGAAGACCAATTAA
- the LOC125867536 gene encoding cationic peroxidase 1-like — MANISFVLVLIIVPFFLIGMSSAQLTSNFYNSSCPNVLSIIKTAVNSAIATESRMGASLLRLHFHDCFVNGCDASVLLDDTSSFTGEKTANPNSGSIRGFDVIDTIKTQVESSCADVVSCADILAVAARDSVVKLGGPSWTVLLGRRDSTTASLSTANSDIPAPTLNLSGLISSFSNKGFNSREMVALSGSHTIGQARCTTFRDRLYNETDINSSFATSVKSNCPQSGSDNNISPLDTTSPTTFDNIYYKNLRIQKGLLHSDQQLSSGGSTDSIVNTYSSNSATFFTDFANAMVKMGNLSPLTGTNGQIRKNCRKTN, encoded by the exons ATGGCTAACATATCTTTTGTACTAGTTCTAATTATAGTCCCTTTTTTTCTAATTGGAATGAGCTCAGCTCAATTGACTTCCAATTTCTACAATTCATCATGCCCAAATGTTCTCTCCATAATCAAAACAGCTGTGAATTCTGCTATCGCTACGGAGTCTCGCATGGGGGCTTCTTTGCTTCGTCTTCATTTCCACGACTGCTTTGTTAAT GGTTGTGATGCATCTGTGCTATTAGATGATACATCAAGTTTCACTGGAGAAAAGACTGCTAATCCAAATAGTGGATCCATAAGGGGATTTGATGTGATTGATACTATCAAAACTCAAGTCGAATCATCATGTGCCGATGTCGTGTCTTGTGCTGATATTTTAGCTGTCGCAGCTAGAGACTCTGTTGTTAAA CTTGGTGGGCCTAGTTGGACTGTATTACTTGGAAGAAGAGACTCAACAACTGCAAGTTTGAGTACTGCAAATAGTGATATTCCTGCACCAACTTTGAATCTTAGCGGTcttatttcttccttttctaACAAAGGTTTCAATTCCAGAGAAATGGTCGCTCTATCAg GTTCTCACACAATAGGTCAAGCAAGGTGCACTACTTTTCGCGATCGTCTCTACAACGAAACTGATATAAATTCTTCATTTGCAACATCGGTTAAATCGAACTGTCCACAAAGTGGAAGTGACAATAATATCTCTCCATTAGACACCACAAGCCCAACCACATTTGACAATATTTACTATAAGAATTTGCGAATTCAAAAGGGTCTTCTTCATTCTGACCAACAACTCTCTAGTGGAGGATCAACAGACTCTATAGTCAACACTTATAGCTCCAATTCAGCCACTTTCTTCACTGATTTTGCAAATGCCATGGTGAAAATGGGTAATCTTAGCCCACTTACCGGCACCAACGGCCAAATCCGTAAAAATTGCAGAAAGACCAATTAA
- the LOC125867875 gene encoding zinc finger protein ZAT4-like gives MACIDQEQQQPIFKHYCRVCKKGFVCGRALGGHMRAHGIGDEGANIDDDDPASDWEDKFGGGVKGGNKRLYQLRTNPNRQKSNRVCENCGKEFSSWKSFLEHGKCSSEDAESLVSSPCSEGEDYINNGGRKGNGWSKRKRSLRTKIGTINSISTYPSSEDEDLVLAKCLIDLANAKVDMSLAEPEESCASASKEEERVRNPMNYLTPLVRPFDNKAKGVSNKGLFECKACKKVFNSHQALGGHRASHKKVKGCYAAKQDQLDDSLIDDNDMNITQDDQFTLQGSKSMRKSKIHECSICHRVFSTGQALGGHKRCHWITSNSPDSTSKFNFNGHMDQINLRSNLRKSSDTLDLNIPISHDDMSRIRRDPMNPLSFEVSTEIHLHPWSSNPNEAKEHSCSENYYLDETINNNNNNNNNNNNNNNNNSGNNNIINDTIQNVEDDEADSKLKLGKLSELKDMNKNSENPSHWLQVGIGPTTQVGADP, from the coding sequence ATGGCTTGTATAGatcaagaacaacaacaaccaaTTTTTAAGCATTATTGTAGAGTTTGCAAGAAAGGTTTTGTGTGTGGAAGAGCTCTAGGTGGACATATGAGAGCTCATGGAATTGGAGATGAAGGTGCAAACATAGATGATGATGATCCAGCTAGTGATTGGGAAGATAAGTTTGGAGGGGGTGTTAAGGGAGGTAATAAGAGGTTATATCAATTAAGAACAAACCCTAATAGACAAAAAAGCAATAGAGTTTGTGAGAATTGTGGGAAAGAATTCTCATCTTGGAAATCATTTCTTGAACATGGAAAATGTAGCTCAGAAGACGCGGAGTCCCTAGTGTCCTCGCCCTGTTCAGAGGGTGAGGACTACATTAATAATGGTGGAAGAAAAGGCAACGGATGGTCTAAAAGGAAAAGGTCATTAAGAACAAAAATTGGAACCATTAATAGTATTTCAACTTATCCATCAAGTGAAGATGAAGATCTTGTCCTTGCAAAATGCCTTATTGATTTAGCCAACGCGAAGGTTGACATGTCGTTGGCTGAGCCTGAGGAGTCGTGTGCCTCGGCTAGCAAGGAGGAGGAGAGAGTTAGGAACCCCATGAACTATCTAACACCATTAGTGAGACCCTTTGACAACAAGGCTAAAGGAGTTTCTAATAAAGGATTGTTTGAATGTAAAGCATGCAAGAAAGTCTTTAACTCTCATCAAGCCCTAGGTGGACATAGGGCAAGTCACAAAAAGGTTAAAGGATGTTATGCAGCCAAGCAAGATCAACTAGATGATAGTTTAATTGATGATAATGATATGAATATAACACAAGATGATCAATTCACATTACAAGGTTCAAAATCCATGAGGAAATCAAAAATCCATGAATGTTCAATATGTCATAGAGTTTTCTCCACAGGACAAGCTTTAGGTGGGCATAAAAGGTGCCATTGGATCACCTCTAATTCCCCAGATTCAACatccaaatttaatttcaatGGCCATATGGATCAAATAAATCTAAGATCAAACTTGAGAAAATCAAGTGATACATTAGATCTCAACATTCCAATATCACACGATGACATGTCGCGAATTAGACGAGACCCTATGAATCCATTGAGCTTTGAGGTCTCAACAGAAATTCATTTGCATCCATGGAGTAGTAATCCTAATGAAGCAAAAGAACATAGTTGTAGTGAAAACTACTACCTTGATGAAAccataaataacaataataataacaacaacaacaacaacaacaataataataataatagtggTAACAACAACATTATTAATGATACAATACAAAATGTAGAAGATGATGAAGCAGATAGTAAATTGAAATTAGGTAAGCTAAGTGAATTAAAGGATATGAATAAAAATTCTGAAAATCCCTCTCATTGGTTACAAGTTGGGATTGGCCCAACTACACAAGTTGGGGCTGAcccataa